The Heptranchias perlo isolate sHepPer1 unplaced genomic scaffold, sHepPer1.hap1 HAP1_SCAFFOLD_44, whole genome shotgun sequence genome includes a window with the following:
- the LOC137312882 gene encoding scavenger receptor cysteine-rich type 1 protein M130-like, protein MGRRFASPDLPTAQDQFHLQQFWKEESKVISKHDHKVLRLVSENNRCSGRVEIQYRDQWGTVCDIYFGFEDASMVCEHLQCGAVIATPGGAHFGEGTGPVWKENYKCRGNESRLWDCPVSSWEQFNCSHVNDASVICSDEGWPPRLTNGESRCDGRVEIYSNGSWGRVRDNLWDLNDANVVCRQLGCGYAISAYNSSKYGEGEGPVWVNDVQCKGNESQLQNCSSFTLNQSLTDSEDVGVLCSVFYRYVNSKRVVRGGLKPIRDHYAELLMETEGMAEVLNKYFASVFTKKVDAASVSLKEDIVVILDGVKIDKEELLGRLALLKVEHKEIRLVKGRHPCEGRVEVFYRGSWGTVCSDGWDMDDGEVVCKQLQCGSVAATPFNAHFGEGTGHIWLDNVECRSHESYLWQCISTPWDQHDCKHRKDAGVVCSVGGRTNCSGRVEIMFNNTWGTVCDDSWDRREAHVVCRQLDCGSALADSGEPVFGKGEGPVWLNRVQCKGSELFLWDCRSSTWSQRVCAHKVASVMCSDVLIPGVIISTPVAVSIILGTLLVSVLIALTVQQQRQSSRRVYRSNSGEIDLEYYTSTRLSQTDQNSQNPEDHTRERLSKQAYDDIDSGTLNDQTPSAEGPDGLKLLPVV, encoded by the exons ATGGGCCGCCGATTCGCCTCGCCTGATTTGCCGACTGCCCAAGATCAATTTCACCTCCAACAATTCTGGAAAGAGGAATCTAAAGTAATTTCAAAACATG ATCACAAAGTGCTCAGACTGGTATCTGAGAACAACCGATGCTCCGGCCGGGTGGAAATCCAATACCGAGACCAGTGGGGGACGGTGTGTGATATTTACTTTGGTTTTGAAGACGCCAGTATGGTCTGTGAGCACCTTCAGTGCGGGGCAGTAATCGCAACCCCAGGAGGAGCGCACTTTGGGGAGGGAACCGGCCCAGTGTGGAAGGAAAACTACAAGTGCAGAGGGAACGAGTCCCGATTGTGGGATTGTCCGGTTTCATCCTGGGAACAGTTTAACTGCTCACATGTAAATGACGCCAGTGTCATCTGTTCGG ATGAAGGTTGGCCACCGAGACTGACCAATGGGGAAAGCCGCTGTGACGGGCGAGTGGAGATTTACTCCAACGGCAGCTGGGGTCGAGTGCGGGATAATCTCTGGGATTTAAATGATGCCAACGTGGTCTGCAGACAGCTGGGCTGCGGCTATGCGATATCCGCTTATAACTCTTCAAAGTACGGAGAGGGTGAAGGGCCCGTGTGGGTGAATGATGTCCAGTGTAAGGGAAACGAGTCGCAGCTCCAGAACTGCAGCTCATTCACATTGAATCAGAGTCTGACTGACAGCGAGGATGTAGGCGTACTCTGTTCAG tcttctacaggtatgtaaacagtaaacgggtagtaagaggagggttgaagccgattagggaccattatGCAGAACTACTCATGGaaacagaggggatggccgaggtactaaataaatactttgcatctgtctttaccaaaaaaGTAGATGCTGCCAGCGTCTcgctaaaggaagatatagttgtgatactggatggggtaaaaattgataaagaagagctaTTGGGAAGGCTGGCTttgcttaaagtag AGCATAAGGAGATCAGATTAGTGAAAGGACGCCATCCCTGTGAGGGCCGAGTGGAAGTGTTCTATCGAGGATCCTGGGGAACAGTTTGTTCCGATGGCTGGGATATGGATGACGGCGAGGTGGTCTGTAAACAGCTGCAGTGTGGATCTGTTGCAGCGACTCCATTCAATGCCCATTTTGGAGAAGGCACTGGGCACATTTGGCTGGATAACGTTGAATGCCGCTCACACGAGTCCTACTTGTGGCAATGTATCTCCACGCCATGGGATCAGCATGACTGTAAGCACAGAAAGGATGCTGGTGTGGTTTGCTCAG TTGGAGGAAGGACTAACTGTTCGGGAAGAGTTGAGATCATGTTCAATAACACATGGGGGACGGTGTGTGACGATTCCTGGGATAGGCGAGAGGCCCATGTGGTGTGCCGTCAGCTCGATTGCGGCTCCGCCCTTGCGGATTCCGGGGAGCCCGTGTTTGGGAAAGGCGAGGGTCCTGTATGGTTGAACAGAGTCCAGTGCAAGGGAAGCGAACTCTTCCTGTGGGACTGTCGGTCATCAACATGGTCTCAGCGGGTCTGTGCTCACAAAGTCGCCAGTGTGATGTGTTCTG ATGTGCTGATCCCGGGGGTAATAATATCCACGCCCGTTGCCGTTTCCATCATCCTGGGAACCCTGTTGGTTTCTGTGCTGATTGCACTGACGGTACAACAACAGAGACAGTCGTCAAGAAGAG TTTATCGATCTAATAGCGGAGAGATTGATCTGGAATATTATACCAGTACAAGGTTATCTCAAACCGACCAGAACTCACAAAATCCTGAAG ATCACACCAGAGAGCGCCTCAGTAAACAGGCTTACGATGACATTGATTCTGGCACCTTGAATGACCAGACCCCCAGCGCAGAGGGTCCTG ATGGTCTCAAACTGCTCCCTGTGGTTTGA